From the Aspergillus puulaauensis MK2 DNA, chromosome 1, nearly complete sequence genome, the window ACTCGTCTTTCTTCCAGGGCGATCGTGTGGCACAGTCCGTGGGGCTGTCTCAGCTTGTTAATCGCCAGTGCACGCTCCAGGCCCTGGATTTTCCTTAATAGGGAAACGCGCTAGGTGCTTGACTCAACCAGGGTTCGTGTTTCAGGAGCGAAGTAGCCAAATGTCAAACCCACGTTTTTGTGAAGCTGAGGTCAGTGTGCTGTCAAGACTGATCGGGGATGAAGCATTGAATACTGCTACCAATTTCCTATCATAGCATGTCCGTTTTGGCCTGGCTAGAAACTGAATGTACTTCTGCGACTATCTGGAGCTCGTAACTGTAGGCGCCTATCCCGTATTCAGAAGAGATTGGTGGATCGGGCGAGCGTTTATAGACATCATGGCGAATCATGATATGCTAGCTATGTTCCCAGATTCGGTTTATGCGTGGTGAGTCTAGACTCTGAATAAGACAATGAAAATTAGCACCGATGATCACCCGTGGAGATCTCTGGGTACCTGTACCAAGATACGTGTCTGCCACACCCCCATTATTCATTCTGGTCTATGATCGACCATCCACATGTAGAGGCGATGGTCAAGAGCCGATTGGCGCTTCCTACCAGCATCCGTAACGTATCTGCAACCTCCTATCTCGAGGCTCTCGTTGAACTGTCTATAAAATGATCCTTCCCGGCCTGTCGAGCTCTGTTCTGCTAGGATCCGCAAGCAACAACGCAGAAGATAAGCAGCAatgggcgagaagaagacctCCGAGCCGACCCTTGAGGCCGTTGCCTCCAACAGCCCTCCCTCCGAAGTCGAACTACCATCCCATACCATGTGttcgaagaagcagaagtgGAATCTGGTTATTCTTGTCTCTGTTGCGGCCGCCTTCTCGCCGCTGTCGTCCAATATCTACTTCCCGGCCCTGGAAAGCATATCGCAGGATCTTGGAGTCAGCGCCTCCCTGACTTCATTGACTATCACTGTTTATATGATTGTTCAGGGCATTGCTCCCTCGCTGTTCGGTACGCTGTCGGACTCGTGTGGACGTCGTATTACCTTTGCTATCAGTCTTACTATCTTTATACTTGCCAACTTGGCACTTGCCTTTACGAAGAATTATGCAATGCTTATGGTTCTGCGAGGCATACAGGCTGCGGGATCCTCCGCAACCATTAGCATCAGCGCTGGTACTATTGCAGATATTGCCTTCCCCGAGGAACGTGGTGGCTTTATGGGGTTGAATGCAGGTATTCGGTAAGTCAATCCCAAGCACACCCCAGAGCATCTCTAACCCATGGCCAGTATGATGGGGCAGTCTATCGGCCCGGTCATTGGAGGCCTTCTCAACAGCGCCTGGGGGTTCCGAAGTATCTTCTGGCTACTCTTCGTCATGAGTGTAATCATCCTGGTCTGCCTCTTGGTCTTCCTGCCCGAGACCCAGCACAGCAAGACTGGAACACGCCAGATCTCCCTCTCAGACATCCACAAGCCCCTCGCCAACCTCTTCGAGAAGGACATTGCCGCGCTGCTCGTCTGGGGTGCCATGGCCTTCACAGCATGGAGCATGGTCGCCGCCTCAGGAACacgcctcctcctgctgggCTTCCCCGAGATGCCCGAATGGCAAAtcggcctctgcttcctccccAACGGCGTCGGCTGCATCGCAGGCTCCATGACAACAGGCTATCTCCTCGACAAGGACTTCCGGCTCGCCGAGGCCGAATTCAAAGACCGACGCGGCATCGCCCtcgaccagcccatcccGCGCCGCGCCGCCATCGACTTCCCACTCACCCACACCCGCCTGCGCCGCGTGCCCCTATTCagcgtcgtcctcgccatctctCTCGGCCTATACGGGCCCAGCTTCATGTTCAATGACATCCACCGCGGCTACGGGCCGAACCTCGTTGCGCCGCTGCTCTTGCAGTTCCTAATTGGCTTTACCTCCACGGCCATCTTTAATATCAACTCTACCCTCCTGATCGACTGCTTCCCCGACCAGCCGGCCAGTGCGACGGCGCTGAATAACCTCTGCCGCTGTCTGCTGGGTGCGGCTGGGGTCAGTGCTATCCAGCCTTTACTCGACGCTGTGAGGGCCATGCGTGCGTTTTTGATCGTCACTGGGGTCATGGTGGCCTTTATGCCGCTGATCTGGGTTGAATGGAAGTACGGCGAGAAGTGGCGCAGGGAGCGCGAGATGAGAATGATGCGACAGGGCCAGCAGGTGGAAATGCAGTGTGTGTGATGTTTATCGGTGGCGGGAATGAACAAACGAGGGAACGAAAAGATTGTTGTTATTGTGTTTAGCTGTCAGCATACGAGTCTACGACTGCAATGTTCTTATAGCCAGGGCGTTAGGTGCTATAACTAGGGAGCTGTGGGTTGCTGGTCAACCTGCTAGAAATAATAGTCATTTAAGTCATCAACCAACATAGTATAGCGTCCAGCACTATATATCCCTACTAGCCTCTCGGCTGAATGACTGATTCTCTCCCCAAAGTCCGTTATGACGTCGAGCTGCAGTTCGCATGCGGGAGATTCTTTCACAGCAGAGTTGAAGCAGAGTTGAATGCCCGGTTATAACTGCAAAGCAGAATCTACAACGCCAGCCGCAGATTGCTATCCGGGCAGCGAATGATGGAGCTAACTACTCTCACGGCCCTCGTGGGCCTGCTTTGCATGGTACGTCTAATAATGCCCCCATCTCTGCACGAAACTGAAATCAGCCCTCTCTCGTCAGGCTGTTTCATGGGCTCTCTATACCCTTCTCGCCTCGCCCCTGCGAGATTATCCAGGCCCTCTACTCGCAAAACTCTCTCCTGCATGGATCGTCCTGCaatgtcgacgaggaaggaggtcTCAGGCTGTGCTTGACTTGCACAGGGAGTACGGGGACTTCGTCCGAATTGCGCCTAATCACATCTCCATTGCAGACCCAGCAGCGGTGCTGCAGATATACGGCCACAAGTCTGGGTTTTTGAAGGGACCTTTCTATGAAGATAAGCCTTGCCTTGTTTCTCACCAAATTCCTCAAATCGATATGTAGTGCTGACATTGGGCGTTCACCGTTTCACCAGGTTCAACCGGTGCTATTCAACACCAGAGACCCTCAAATCCATcagcggaagaagaggatcaTGAGCTCCGCTTTCTCGGCAAAGAATCTGCAGGAGTTCGAGCCGCATATGAGCAAGGATATTCGGAAGCTCGTAGACTCTTTTCAGCGCCGGTTAGAGGGTTCGAAGACTGCGGCGTTAGACTTCAATGTATACGGTACGATCCACATCATCCAGTATAGTTATCCTACTGATGCATATTCAGCAAACTTTCTGGCATTCGATGCTATCGGTAGGTTGTCTCAAACCTCCCGCTTTATATGCCCATGCTCACTATCTAGGCGATTTCGCATTCGGCGAGCCCTTCGGCTTCCTAgaccgagaagaagattacCTCAACCTCATTGACGCAGTAGATGCGCGTGGAGAAGTACTGAATGCCCTGGGCCACGTCCCACGGTCTCTCAGGGCCTTTATGAAATACCTCCCATTCGACTCCTTCTGGTTAAAGGGAGTCCAAGGCACACAAGTACTAGGCACTCTCGGAACTAGGGCATATTTCAAGAGACGAGACCAGGCCAGCTCGCGCAAAGACCTTCTcagcttcctcttcaatgCCAAAGACCCTACAACCGGGGACCCGTTAATGGAGAACGAAGTCATTGCCGAGTCTATTTCATTTATTGTCGGGGGCAGCGATACAACTAGTAGCAGCATGACGAATATTGTCGACATCGTATCTCGAGCCGAGGCCGTCCAGCGATATCTGCAGGAGGAACTGGATGTTGCCTTTCCCGGCGATATGGCCGCGGATTGGGTTGCTGACTTTAAAACCGTCGAGAGTCTGCCGGTTCTGAACGCCATCGTCCGCGAGGCGCTGCGGCTTCGGCCTACCAGTGCAACGGGCCTCGAGCGTGTCACCCCCATGGGGGGGAAGGTAATAGCAGGAAGGTCTTTTCCGGAGGGCGTATGTCTGCTATCTACCATGAGGCACTCTATTTCATCCAGACCAGGGACTAACAATGTATATAGACTCTAGTAAGCGTGCCAACGCTCAACATCCACCATAATCCGGTGGTATTCAAGGTAAACTCGCACATCGGCTTACTGGCATTTACTGACGAAGCAAGGACTCTGAAAGCTTCTGCTACGAACGGTGGATTGGCGAGGATTCTTCCAGGCTCCTGGACTCGTTTATTCCATTCTCTGTTGGTCCGCGGGCTTGTACTGGTCGAAAGTACGTATTTCTCAAGGTATACTTGCCGATCCATTTGGCAATGTTAACACTGTAGTAGTTTCGCATGGATGGAGATGCTGAAGACGCTGGCAACTTTATTCAAGCTATTTCACCTGGAGCGCGTTTTTGTTGGCGATACTGTTCTCCGTGAAGGGTTCTTCATGAAGAGCCAGGAATGTGAAGTCGTGTTGAAGAGGCGTACTGTTCAAGCCTAGCATTTCAATGACGTTCTTTTTATAATCCATGTATCTACAGTCCTCCTGTCTGGGCCATCAAAGTAGTGGACAGTCGTAGACAAGAGAAATCGAGGATATCGCAACCGCATACATATTGCGCGACTCGGTCAATTTGATTCTTTACCCTGTATGGGATTTCATCATGATCCACATTGATGCCTGGTTGTCTTCAGTGATATCCTATTTGACAGTCATAGTTATTAGTTGGCGATAGTATATGAGACAACGAAATCCACTGAAGCTGTTTATAACAAACCACCGCCAGACGCAAAATACTCGACTTTATCCCCAAACCCTTCTACGCCATCCTCCCCGTCCCTAGAGTCCCAGTCTACCTTATCTAGGAATATCAGCAAAACACAGCAGATTCAAAAGATCCAACATACCTAGTCCCAGCCATGAACGATTCAACATCTCAGCATGCTCAACAGCAACCTGATCATGTTGCACCCGCGCCGCATACTCGCTTTTCTCCCAGCGGTCACTCAGGATCTGTCCACCATCCGTGCAGAGGTAGTAATACCGCACCAGATCCCGGAATACAAAATCAAACCCCTTCTGTGCATCGCCTAGCTTCCGCCTCCATCTTAGGAATGGGTGCAGACTATCCCGGACCCCCATGTTAAGAACCACAAGCACATACAGCACTGTAGGCCAGTGTCTCGGGTCCGCGGTATCCAAGAGACGAAAAAACGATACATGGACGACATGTTCCAGCATGCGGTGAAACTCTCTATCCAGATCGAGGCTTGAGCCGCCCGAGTTTCTCTCGCAGTCCAGCTCCGACGGGTCTCGATGTTCTGGCCTATGAACGCGTACAGTCGGAAGAAACCGCCGCTCGTCATCCCCCTGTTCCATGAGCACCACGGGGGATCCGTCGCGGAAGAGCTCGGGTTCTGGTATGTCTACGTTATACAGGTCGATCATGTCCATGATGTACAGCATCGCGAGGCAGTGCAGAGCCAGCGCAAGCACTGTTGTGTCGCCGGAAAGGTCCGCAGGCGGTGCACTATGCGACGCGTGTAGAagttggagctggagtcgaGCTGCTCCGGATATCAGTTCCGAGGTCATATTTTCGTAGTAGCCGCTCAAGGAAAAGTCCAGGTAGTAGAATTGCGTGAGGAATGCGTCGAGGGTTTCCGTGGGTGAGCTTGCGCTGTGTTTCGGGAGGCGCTGGATGGCTGTGAAGTCTAGTAAGGTTGATGGAGATGCATCCAGGatctcttcgtcgtcaagTTCAATAAGCATGTACTTGGATGAGTGGGCGCTCTGGAGGAGCCAGTTCGATGGCGGCTGGCGGATTAGCACTGATAGACTGTTTTAGCCTGCTGTCTCCAACATAATGGTCCAGGTTTACCAGAAAAAGCCTCGTCCAGGCTGTGGTTGGGCTTCTGTGGTACATTTGCTGCGGAGCAAAGGATGTCGATTTTGTTCCTGGGGGCTGAAAATAACTGATAAAGGTGTGAACATGAGTGGGCAAGGTCTACAGCATCCTGGATTGTTGGCATTTGGTGGAAAATGAGCAGAAGGATCTCGTTTGGCATCTGTAGAAGGGCCATTGACATCTTCATTCTTGCTGGATGAAATACTCGAAATAACTCAGGCTGAAGAGCAAAAGCAATCAAGTCTATCACGTGTGAGGGGCTTGTTTAATACGAGCAAATATGCAATACTGTTCCTGAACTGTTCGTGTTTCTCGTATTGCGTGAATCAATTAATAGCCAATCTATACAAATATATCCAAATATCAAGTCTAACACCAAAACACCCCCTCCTGAATACTAAACCCGGCACTGGCAAACATATCATCCCATCGACTCTCATCGCCCAGCAGAAAGTCCCAGTTCTCGCTGACCTGGTTCTGCAGCTCAAACCCCACGCTCAACGACTGCTGGTCCAGTCCGTCTCGACCCTCTGGAACAGGTCCATTATATTGCGGATATACCGCAGGCACCGCAGCCGCAGGGACCGCAGACTGAGGGACATGCATGACCCCTAATCCCGAATCGCCAGGATCCTGCAACGGCCTGGAGGGCATATCGGAGTTGATGATACTGGGGTACTGCTCGCGCCGGGGTGGATGGGGGTTACCGGTACCTCCTTGAACAGACGAAGGCGATTCTATTTTGGAGCTGGTGTTTTTCATCCGCCTGCGGCTTATGCGTGCGAATTCTTGCAGAGCTTTATCCAGGAACCGCGCCTGGTAGGTACAGCTCGAGTTGGGCGGTGCCGACAACGCAGCGAATGCGTTGGCCGCGTCGTGGATGGCTTTGGTAACTGTGGGCTCTATCTCCTGtccgacggcgatgggggaagaaaggaggagCTACAATGGGACTCATTAACTTGGTTGATATGATATAATGACGGGCTACATACCTTGATTAGGAAGATGGCGGCGTATGCGGTCATAACGTGGATCGAGTCCTGGACTAGATACAGCAGGGCCGAGGACTCCGCTACAAGGTCGAGCATGGCGAGGGCGCTCTGATAGCTAAGCCAGAAGGGCTTCAGGTCGTAGATCCGGTCTACGTTCTGGATGCCGGTCTCCTGCAGCGGCGTCGAGAAGAGCTGCAGGCGGAGATGGGATCCGTAGAACCTGATCATGAAGGCGTGGCAGCGCGGAACTGGTTCGAGTTCGTCCAGTGCTCGACCTGCGCATACGATCCCGACCCAGTTGCTCTGCCAGGCGTGGATGCGGCGGTCCAGGACGGTGATGGTGCGCTCGAGGCGAGACATGGAGTTTGTCGTTGAGGGGATGAGCAGGTCGAATGTGTCTGCCGTGAGCAGTCGGAGAGTCACGAAGCTGCAGAGCAATCGGTCGTTGAGGATTGAAACGGGGTCCTGCCACCAGTTGTCGACACACTCGGTCAAGTCGTTTCGCTCGATCATCCAGGGCTTCCCTGTTTGCAGGCCCAGACTGCGGTCGTATACAAACAGAACCAGGAACGTCCGCTCGACATTTCGGATTTCTCGACGCTCGATCTCGCTCAGGCCTGGCCTGCGGCTGACTTGCGGTGACAGCCTATGCCAGCCCAGTTCCATGGCAATGCGGATCGCGAGGCCGACTGAGGTCCATGCTCTGGTGTCGTTGGGCTCCTTCCAGTacgtgaggaggaggatgcccTGGATGACTTCGGTGGACTTGTCACCGCGTCGGAAGCTCTCGACGAAGAGATGCTCGGCGTGCGCATGCAGGCCAGGGTACAGCGACGACTCGAACGCCTTTGCAGCGGCAGCCAGCACAGCAGTCAGCAGGAAGGGGGATTTGCGCAGGTAAGAAAAGGAATGCAGGGCCGGGTCCAGCTGGCTGATGTACGGGTTGATCCTGTGCATGAAATACTCCAGCAGGCACGACGCGACGTGGGCGTtgaccagatccagcacgaTCGGATCCTCCGGGGAGATCGCGTCTGGAGTCGACATCCCAGAGtcagcagggccagggccGTGGTTGACGCTGAGGATGTTCTGCAGCGAGAACCGGCCCTGCATTGCCTGGTGGCTCAACAGGCTGTGCGGCTGGAATCCCTCCGACTCGGCCCAGAAGTCCGAGTCCCTGGGGCCTGAGGGCGACGGATCGGGCCCATGCGCCTCTTTCTTGGACAGCCTGGTCGATTAGTATTAGTAGATGAGAGAGGAGGCCGGCGACATACCGGGTGCCCGGCTTTCGGCCGCGACAGtgctgctggaagacgcAGGGCAGCGACTTGCGGGCGCAGCGACTGCATTTATCGCCAGCCCCTGACGAGACgcacttcatcttcaccttgcGGCATGGAAGACAGGCGTTGGTGGCGCTgggcctcttcgccgtcaTGCTGGGCCTCCCCACAGCGAGATGGGTCTTTTGCTACAAACCAAGGCGGCGAGCAGAATATTCCGGACTGGAACACGGCATCTCAGACTCGCCaggtggagagttggagatgaaggaaTTGGAGCGATCATCGCCGGCGATTAAAGACCGGTCTCCTAGTCTCTCTTAGCGCGTAATGCTAACTAGATAACGATCCAGCATCCAGTTCGAGTACAGCGAGTATACAGCGAGCAAAATGTCTCCCAAAAATGGCCATGTCAACATGATGACcgacgccatcatcgccaaccTGCCTCTGGATGGCGTGCGGTCGGTGATGCGTGGCGTGCTGGCGGCCCACCCGAGCCTCACCCCGGTCTTCGAGGAGCTGACGCGCAACTATCTATACGAGACTGCCTCGCGGTACGAAAATTCTAAAATCACCGCGCAGCAGGCAGACAAGTCCATCAGCGCCACTCCGGCGTTTGCAGACCTCCGCCAGCGCATCTGCTGCATGGTCGGCTGCGGCCTGTGCTACCAGGCCCTGCCTCTCCTGCGCGATATCGTCAACCAGATTGCCAGTCTCAATTCATCAGACAGGCTGAGCAGTGCTCTGACTGCCCAGATAGCTGCTGTGGACGGcgacatcatccagaccCTCACGGCTATCCAAAAGACGCTCTTCGTCCCTGCCGGCACAAGAGACCTCTCAGAAAGCGAAGCCCAGCCACTGCAAGAGCTTCTCCAGTCGCTTCTATCATGCCAAAAGTCGTGGGAGAGTAACGGACAGTCTTTCCTCCTGCAACGAGGCCTCGACGCCACAGCCCAGCTGCTAGGCCCTCTGTCGCGAGCCCTCTACACCCCCAAACCCGCCAGTATCAAACCGCCATCCGAACTCCCTCCGTCGACCATCAACGAGACTTTCACTCTAGACGGAATAAACCTGCCCCGTATATTCACCGGACTATGGCAGCTCTCCAGCCCAGCCTGGGGCTCCGCGCCGCGAGAGAAGATGATCGAGCACTTCTCAAACCACGTCCAGCGCGGGTTCACGGCATTCGATATGGCCGACCATTACGGCGACGCGGAAATCATCTTCGTATGCTACATACCTCCAGCATTCAGTGTGCCGCGTTAACAGAAGCAGGGCGGATACCGGTCCTCGAGCGCGTACTCGGACTCGATCTTCGCGGCGACGAAATACTGTGTCTTCCACCCGATGAAGGTCTCTGAGGAAGCTATCCGGGCGAATGTAGACCAGCGCTGTCGAAGGCTGTCCACGGAGAGTATCGACCTGCTGCAGTTCCATTGGCAATTTGTGAGTCTCTTACCATGTATAACATACCACTATACCCTCCCAAACTGACTTGAACACTTGAACAGTACAATGACGACCAGTATATCAGAGCCCTTCAATACCTCCAACAAGACAAACGGGTGAAACATCTCGGGCTCTGCAACTTCGACACAGAACATATGCAGAGGGTCATCGACAGTGGCGTCAAAGTAGTAACCAACCAAGTCCAGGTCAGCATCACATCCATACCTTACTAGTCTGCCTTCATTAACAGCCAGTCCAGTTCTCCCTGATCGACTCAAGACCGATTATAAAAATGGCCGAAGTGTGCAAAAAACACAACATCAAGCTCCTCACATACGGGACTCTCTGCGGCGGCCTCCTAGCCGAGAAGTGGCTCGGCCAAGAGCCCCCAGATCTATATAGCGACGAGGCAACCCCGAGTCTGCGCAAGGTACGCCGTTACAATGAACCATACCCATATCTAGAGTCACAGGAAAGATCTAATAGTGGCAGTACTACACCATGATCCGCACCTGGGGCGGCTGGCCGCTCTTCCAAGAGCTGCTCCGCGCTCTGCACGCCATCGCCCAGAAGCACGGCGTGACTGTCTCGAACGTCGCGACGCGGTGGGTGCTGGATTTCCCGTACGTCGGGGCCGTGATTGTCGGTGCGCGCATGGGCGTCAGCGAGCAGTCTGCAGTGAATCTGGGGAGTTTGGGGTGGACGCTAGATGGGGAGGATAGGGCCAGTATTGATCGTATCTTGCAGCGGAGTCTGAGGGCGGAGATGTTTGAGAGTATGGGTGATTGTGGTGGGGAGTATAGGTGATGTACCCACTCAGTATAAGTATGAGTATTATGATATCAGAGACTAGGagggtatttatatagataggaatgaatgaatgctAAACCCAGTGAATGAACCGCTTCCACCACGGCTGGTTGCTCTCTGGCACGTACTCCCCTGACAGCTTCTCATTCTCGATGGCGTCAAACTCGGATTGGAAGTCGATTTCCTTCAGGGAGACTACCTTGGACTTGAGGGAGATTTTGAAGAAGATGTATAGTCCTGGGTTGTAAGTATACACTGCATAACAAGTGGGTGAGGTGGGTGCATACCAGCAAAGATGGCAATGTTCAGATAGGACGTCAGGAACCCAGCGGCCGTGAAATTGCCGGTCGTAAAGACATCGAAGCCTGGACATAAACATCAGTATAAAATAGTCTTTTGACTGCTAGAACATACCAGAAAACAAGATaaccatcaccaccatgaACAGCGTCGCCCACGCCACATAGGGCTGCAAGAAATTCCGGCTAGGCAGTCCTATTACACTCATTAGCAAAAGACACTTATACCACTATACACCCAGTTAACGTGGCGAGCATACTCCGTCTATCAAACCCCTGCACCTTCAACCCAGCAAAGAACCTCAAATACGTAACCTCAATAACAACCCACCCAATCAGCCCGGCCACCGTCGTGATATTCACAAACCACTGAAACACCGTCGCAGCCCTGCTATCCCCCAGCACCATATACGCCAGCGGCATCAAGATGCACGACAGTCCCACAGCCAGATACGGCGTCCCGAACCGGTTGCACCGCTGGAAGAGCCGGGGTGCGTGGCCGTCGCGGCTGAGGCCGTAGAGGGTGCgggaggcgatgaagatgcaCCCCGATGCGCTGCTTATGGCCGACGTGCATACCACGGCGTTGATGATGTGCGGGAGGACGGCGACGCCGGCGCGGTCGAAGGCGAGCACGAAGGGGGATTGCTGGGCGGTTCCTGTGTCGTTGTTGAGGGCTTGGTCGTCGGACCGGCTGTAGCAGTAGCAGTTTAGCAGGATATCCATATAACGATAAGGTAGACATACACGATAAGACcaatgatgaagatgctCAAGACATAGAAGACGAAAACGCGCAAGAAGGTCTTCCTAGTCGCACTGGGGATGATCTTGCGCGGGTTCCGCGTCTCCGAGCCAGATATGGCCACGACCTGGATATTGCCATAACTAAAGGCAGACGTTAAAAGGACTTTCCAGAAGGCGAGGAATCGGCCTGCCGATCCCGTCTCGATATACGCCTTGAATGCGCCGGGGTCTCGCCAGTATCGGAACCCCAGGTATTCGTGGTTAGGGCCGCCGCCGGCGTTGATGACGATGCCGCCGATGATCaggccgacgatgagcaTGATCTTGAGCGTGGAGAAGAACACTTCTGACTGTATGATGTTAGACTAGACACATTCAGAGGTCCGGGTTTGGCTGTCACCTCTCCATATACGCGGACATCGCAGAAGTTGACGGCCACAATGAAAACACCAAAGACGGTGATCCAAACAGCCATATTCACATCCACCTGCCAGAACTCAATCAGAGTCGCCGCGGCAGTGATCTCCGTGGGCGCCGTAATCGACATCGTATACCCTGTGTCGGCAGTCAGTATACAACGAACAGTATGTCTAGAACAGCCCGTACAGAAATTC encodes:
- a CDS encoding uncharacterized protein (COG:E;~EggNog:ENOG410PGE2;~InterPro:IPR004841;~PFAM:PF13520,PF00324;~TransMembrane:12 (i56-77o83-102i123-144o164-186i198-215o247-267i287-305o339-364i385-403o415-439i460-481o487-508i);~go_component: GO:0016020 - membrane [Evidence IEA];~go_process: GO:0055085 - transmembrane transport [Evidence IEA]); the protein is MPWSDRQFTAMMDSSPGYEKTVGGATTTDMEMWPGQRNVAPAAPEEIKRNLQSRHITMIAIAGMIGTGLFLTSGQVIATAGPAGAFLAYIVMGLVTAGVAYTTGEITAFMPTTGGFIRHATKFVEPALGAATGWNFWYTMSITAPTEITAAATLIEFWQVDVNMAVWITVFGVFIVAVNFCDVRVYGESEVFFSTLKIMLIVGLIIGGIVINAGGGPNHEYLGFRYWRDPGAFKAYIETGSAGRFLAFWKVLLTSAFSYGNIQVVAISGSETRNPRKIIPSATRKTFLRVFVFYVLSIFIIGLIVRSDDQALNNDTGTAQQSPFVLAFDRAGVAVLPHIINAVVCTSAISSASGCIFIASRTLYGLSRDGHAPRLFQRCNRFGTPYLAVGLSCILMPLAYMVLGDSRAATVFQWFVNITTVAGLIGWVVIEVTYLRFFAGLKVQGFDRRRLPSRNFLQPYVAWATLFMVVMVILFSGFDVFTTGNFTAAGFLTSYLNIAIFAGLYIFFKISLKSKVVSLKEIDFQSEFDAIENEKLSGEYVPESNQPWWKRFIHWV